The following are encoded in a window of Brevibacillus sp. DP1.3A genomic DNA:
- a CDS encoding coproporphyrinogen III oxidase, translating into MIQIICEGHAFERELSLILALFYEDPALTFVPEWTGEADLKIKLALTVHENGVVASGELYDGKRSISHQVERDYVARDEKAMKKTAKQALCYALLLMLEEYTGMEQGWGILTGIRPTKLLHQLNAAGVDRQEAHKRLQQDVILRPYKLKLLQEIVDKQLYVVPDLYQIDRELSVYIGIPFCPTKCAYCTFPAYAIRSHTASVNPFLEGLHYEMERMGEWLRVNDQRITSIYFGGGTPTSITADDMNQLFETMHRSFPHMGDVRELTVEAGRPDTITREKLDVMKQWEVDRISINPQSFTQETLQAIGRHHTVEETIEKYHLAMEMGLTNINMDLIIGLPNEGVAELAYSLQEVEKLMPASLTVHTLSFKRASEMTQNKDRYKVASRDEISKMMEMASEWTAANGYDPYYLYRQKNILGNLENVGYAKPGQDSIYNIMIMEEVQTILGLGCGAVSKLMAPGSGKLTRFPNPKDPKTYNDTYKVLVENKLRDLDEIYSGARTAGQVSGK; encoded by the coding sequence ATGATACAGATCATATGTGAGGGACACGCATTCGAGCGGGAACTCTCCTTAATTCTCGCGTTATTTTATGAAGACCCAGCGCTCACTTTTGTGCCCGAGTGGACAGGTGAGGCTGATTTGAAAATCAAGCTGGCATTGACTGTGCACGAAAATGGAGTCGTAGCTTCAGGAGAGCTATACGATGGCAAACGAAGCATTTCCCATCAGGTGGAGCGTGACTACGTAGCACGTGATGAAAAAGCGATGAAAAAGACGGCCAAGCAAGCTCTTTGTTATGCGCTGTTATTGATGCTGGAAGAATACACGGGCATGGAGCAAGGCTGGGGTATTTTGACCGGGATACGCCCGACGAAACTGCTGCATCAGTTGAACGCCGCTGGTGTAGACAGACAGGAAGCACACAAGAGATTGCAGCAGGATGTGATTTTGCGTCCATACAAGCTAAAGCTTTTGCAAGAAATCGTAGACAAGCAGCTCTACGTCGTGCCTGATTTGTATCAAATTGATCGCGAATTGTCTGTGTATATCGGCATCCCCTTCTGTCCGACGAAGTGTGCGTACTGTACGTTTCCTGCTTACGCGATTCGCAGTCATACGGCTTCGGTTAATCCGTTTCTCGAAGGTCTCCATTATGAGATGGAGCGGATGGGAGAGTGGCTTCGCGTGAATGACCAGCGGATCACGTCCATTTATTTCGGTGGCGGAACTCCTACGAGTATTACCGCGGATGACATGAACCAGCTGTTTGAGACGATGCATCGCTCATTTCCACACATGGGAGATGTGCGCGAGCTGACGGTTGAGGCGGGAAGACCCGACACGATCACTCGCGAAAAGCTTGATGTGATGAAGCAGTGGGAAGTGGATCGGATCAGCATTAATCCACAGTCGTTCACGCAGGAGACGCTCCAGGCAATCGGACGTCATCACACCGTCGAAGAGACGATTGAGAAATACCATCTGGCTATGGAGATGGGCTTGACTAATATTAATATGGACCTGATCATCGGGCTACCAAACGAAGGCGTAGCCGAGCTGGCGTACAGCCTTCAAGAGGTAGAAAAGCTAATGCCTGCCTCGCTGACGGTTCATACGCTGTCTTTTAAAAGAGCATCAGAAATGACGCAGAACAAAGACCGCTACAAGGTCGCCAGTCGGGATGAGATCAGCAAAATGATGGAGATGGCCTCCGAGTGGACAGCGGCGAACGGCTATGACCCATACTATTTGTATCGGCAGAAAAACATTTTGGGAAATCTGGAGAATGTCGGATATGCCAAGCCAGGGCAGGACAGCATCTACAACATCATGATCATGGAAGAGGTACAAACCATCCTTGGTCTCGGATGTGGTGCAGTATCCAAGCTGATGGCCCCAGGAAGCGGAAAGCTGACGCGCTTTCCGAATCCGAAGGACCCGAAAACGTACAATGACACGTACAAGGTTCTGGTTGAAAACAAGCTCCGTGATTTGGATGAAATCTATTCGGGTGCGAGAACGGCTGGACAGGTATCTGGCAAGTAA
- a CDS encoding SH3 domain-containing protein, whose translation MQESNEFKKLRISERMSIVFVRQKILRSLLTVVCAISLPVSAAWAAGSVQVTVDKLNVRSGPSLQDAIVTTLPNKTVLPVISTKNDWIQVKLPNGQNGWVANWLVSTQQQQQQPATASAKHVESTTTNLNVRSGPGQTYAVVQTINPGTRYPIVQQSGEWFQIQLNAGTKGWVANWLVKEVGAGQAVSPPSTGSTPPTTNPAGTGSQPKPPAVQGASLTLDFAPYVYATPDASTPAIGQLHAGEKITVLNRQNGWIQFPYDGVNAWLSTDQTNPDTGQPTLPENGNGSTQPQTGQPSSSSQTATVKTDGLNLRSEPNTTSAIQATLPVGSKLTVLEKQGDWYRINTAAGITGWVAGWHITVNQPSMPTPSGPYVTIMNPDTNVRSGPSTDHNVIKQVQPGEKYGIANKSGEWFQVNFPDGSTGYIAGWLVSANGAPAVVRSNELVGKVIVVDAGHGGTDGGSTGSSFSTLEKTVNLQVSMLLRNKLEAAGAKVIMTRADDRKLTLQQRVDIAIQNQANIFVSVHHNTHPNSATNGSIIFYYSQGNSSKLASLVQTELVKATSYKDMNYRYGNYFVLRENPVPSILAEISFLSNYNDEIRARSEKQQDLAAEGLFKGIVQYFNTQSNQGG comes from the coding sequence ATGCAAGAGAGCAATGAATTCAAAAAGCTACGTATTTCGGAAAGGATGTCTATCGTGTTTGTTCGTCAAAAGATCCTGAGGAGTCTCCTGACTGTCGTCTGTGCCATTTCCCTCCCCGTTTCTGCAGCTTGGGCCGCCGGTTCTGTTCAGGTCACCGTGGACAAGCTCAACGTCCGTTCAGGTCCTAGCCTCCAAGACGCTATCGTCACTACACTGCCGAACAAAACCGTGCTGCCCGTCATCTCCACCAAAAATGACTGGATTCAGGTAAAGCTTCCGAACGGTCAAAACGGTTGGGTAGCGAACTGGCTCGTCAGCACACAGCAACAGCAACAGCAACCAGCAACTGCATCTGCCAAGCACGTGGAGAGCACCACAACGAATCTCAATGTTCGTTCTGGACCCGGTCAGACTTATGCAGTCGTACAAACAATCAATCCAGGTACGCGCTACCCCATCGTGCAACAGAGTGGCGAATGGTTCCAAATTCAACTCAACGCAGGAACAAAAGGCTGGGTAGCAAACTGGCTTGTAAAAGAAGTAGGTGCGGGACAAGCAGTTTCTCCTCCCTCTACTGGTAGCACACCCCCAACAACCAATCCTGCGGGCACAGGATCACAACCGAAGCCTCCTGCCGTACAAGGAGCCAGCCTAACCTTGGATTTCGCTCCGTACGTATACGCCACGCCAGATGCCAGTACACCTGCTATCGGTCAACTACATGCGGGCGAGAAAATCACGGTCTTGAACAGACAAAATGGTTGGATTCAATTTCCATACGACGGAGTCAACGCTTGGCTCTCCACCGATCAAACCAACCCTGACACAGGTCAACCGACTCTGCCCGAAAATGGAAATGGAAGCACGCAACCTCAGACTGGGCAACCATCTTCTTCAAGTCAAACCGCCACAGTAAAAACGGACGGATTGAATCTGCGCAGTGAACCGAACACAACCAGTGCCATTCAAGCTACACTTCCAGTCGGAAGCAAGCTAACTGTTTTGGAAAAACAAGGAGACTGGTACCGCATCAACACGGCGGCCGGAATAACTGGCTGGGTGGCAGGCTGGCACATTACGGTGAACCAACCAAGCATGCCTACTCCGAGTGGCCCATACGTGACGATCATGAATCCAGATACCAATGTTCGTTCTGGTCCGAGTACCGATCACAATGTTATCAAACAGGTACAGCCTGGCGAGAAATACGGGATTGCCAATAAATCAGGCGAGTGGTTCCAAGTAAACTTCCCTGACGGCTCCACAGGCTACATTGCTGGCTGGCTCGTTTCTGCTAATGGTGCGCCAGCTGTGGTACGCAGTAATGAACTTGTCGGCAAAGTCATCGTCGTCGATGCTGGTCATGGTGGTACAGATGGTGGTTCGACTGGGTCTAGCTTCTCTACTTTAGAGAAAACGGTCAATCTGCAAGTATCTATGCTCCTGCGAAACAAGCTGGAAGCCGCAGGTGCCAAGGTCATCATGACACGGGCTGATGATCGCAAACTGACCCTGCAACAGCGCGTCGACATCGCGATTCAAAATCAGGCTAATATTTTTGTCAGCGTCCATCATAATACGCATCCAAACTCAGCAACGAATGGCTCGATTATTTTCTACTACAGCCAAGGTAACTCTAGCAAGCTCGCCTCCCTGGTTCAAACGGAACTGGTGAAAGCGACTAGCTACAAGGATATGAACTATCGTTACGGAAACTATTTCGTTCTACGCGAAAACCCGGTGCCATCCATTTTGGCCGAGATCTCCTTCTTATCCAACTACAACGATGAGATTCGCGCACGTTCCGAGAAACAACAGGATCTTGCAGCGGAAGGTCTATTCAAAGGGATTGTCCAGTACTTTAATACACAAAGCAATCAGGGAGGCTGA
- a CDS encoding DinB family protein: MKTMFEYNWMVREEWLKWCEDVPMEELLRARIGGVGCILHTLFHVIDVEWSWIQVMLGRPDFQESFDLHNRLEKVRDLEATFRPDVLQFLRNWDESMETRAFQDTKPDGSIATYTWGEIMRHMIAHEIHHVGQLSIWAREVGKKPISANLIGKNLILPATNFIH, translated from the coding sequence ATTAAAACGATGTTTGAGTACAATTGGATGGTTCGTGAAGAATGGCTGAAGTGGTGCGAGGATGTCCCAATGGAAGAATTGCTACGTGCGCGCATCGGTGGTGTCGGGTGTATTTTGCACACACTGTTCCATGTTATTGATGTAGAATGGAGCTGGATTCAAGTCATGCTGGGAAGGCCTGATTTTCAAGAAAGCTTCGACCTTCACAACCGGTTGGAAAAGGTTCGTGACCTGGAGGCGACTTTTCGCCCGGATGTGCTTCAATTTTTGCGCAATTGGGATGAAAGTATGGAAACAAGAGCCTTTCAGGACACGAAGCCAGACGGCAGTATCGCTACGTACACATGGGGTGAAATTATGCGGCACATGATCGCTCATGAAATCCACCATGTCGGGCAGCTATCGATATGGGCACGAGAAGTCGGGAAAAAGCCGATTTCCGCAAATCTGATCGGCAAAAATCTGATCCTCCCTGCAACCAATTTCATTCACTGA
- a CDS encoding short-chain dehydrogenase, with the protein MAKEALVIGASGMLIEVSRWLARQGYQVTVLGRDPVKLRSVRDGSTHPESFHMLPQDYHQTESLREAMAELVEKRGPMDVVVAWIHSTAPHALYVIVEELSCPEKHWQLLHVCGSGAWRNPPIEPTSEVCIYRRVVLGFTCTGEHSRWLTNDEIAVGVIDALQATERQIIVGQVEPWEKRPTY; encoded by the coding sequence ATGGCCAAAGAAGCATTGGTGATCGGTGCGAGTGGCATGCTTATAGAGGTCTCCCGCTGGCTGGCTCGCCAAGGTTATCAAGTAACCGTGCTTGGCCGTGATCCAGTCAAATTAAGAAGTGTCAGAGACGGTTCAACTCATCCAGAGTCGTTTCATATGCTGCCACAAGACTATCACCAGACAGAAAGCTTGCGGGAGGCTATGGCCGAGCTCGTAGAGAAGAGAGGGCCGATGGATGTGGTTGTCGCGTGGATTCATTCGACTGCACCGCATGCACTCTATGTGATTGTGGAAGAACTGTCGTGTCCTGAGAAGCACTGGCAATTGCTGCATGTGTGTGGGAGCGGTGCTTGGAGGAATCCACCAATAGAACCTACATCAGAAGTTTGTATATATCGGCGGGTCGTCCTCGGGTTTACATGTACAGGTGAGCATTCCCGCTGGCTGACGAATGATGAAATTGCGGTTGGGGTGATTGACGCTCTGCAAGCAACTGAACGGCAAATAATCGTCGGTCAGGTCGAGCCGTGGGAAAAACGCCCGACGTATTAA
- the dtd gene encoding D-aminoacyl-tRNA deacylase: MRVVVQRTREASVTVAGEIVGQIDQGLMLLVGITHEDTEKEVEFVADKIANLRIFEDEEGKMNFSVLDKGGQILSVSQFTLYGDCRKGRRPNFMAAARPEQAEPLYELFNAKLREKGLQVETGRFGAMMDVRLLNDGPVTLIVES, from the coding sequence GTGAGGGTTGTCGTACAAAGAACGAGAGAAGCGAGTGTTACCGTGGCAGGAGAGATCGTCGGACAAATTGATCAGGGCTTAATGCTGCTGGTAGGGATTACGCATGAAGACACAGAAAAAGAAGTAGAATTTGTCGCAGACAAAATTGCGAACTTGCGTATTTTTGAAGACGAGGAAGGCAAAATGAACTTCTCTGTTTTAGATAAGGGTGGTCAAATTTTGTCCGTATCACAATTTACGCTGTATGGCGATTGCAGAAAGGGCAGAAGGCCGAACTTCATGGCTGCCGCACGACCAGAGCAGGCTGAACCGCTGTACGAGCTGTTTAACGCCAAACTGCGTGAAAAAGGGCTCCAGGTGGAAACAGGACGCTTTGGCGCAATGATGGACGTACGTCTGTTAAATGATGGCCCTGTCACACTGATTGTGGAATCGTAG
- a CDS encoding bifunctional (p)ppGpp synthetase/guanosine-3',5'-bis(diphosphate) 3'-pyrophosphohydrolase: MITGIDEIVKKASTYLSQSDMDLITRAYQLAEKAHEGQIRKSGVPYIMHPIAVAGILANLHMDAVTIAAGFLHDVVEDTEITLDHLREQFGPDVALLVDGVTKLEKIKYKSKEEQLAENHRKMLVAMAQDIRVIMIKLADRLHNMRTLRHMSEEKQREISDETLEIFAPLAHRLGIASVKWELEDTALRYLNPQQYYRIVNLMQKKRVEREAYLNEASDTIREKLGELNIEAEISGRPKHIYSIFKKMTRQNKQFNEIYDLLALRIIVNDIRDCYAVLGIVHTLWKPMPGRFKDYIAMPKTNMYQSLHTTVIGPKGEPLEVQIRTWDMHQTAEIGIAAHWAYKEGKSIVQGSFAEKLGSLREIIEGGSEEAPNAQEFMESLKQDLFSDTVFVFTPKGDVVELPKGSVPLDFSYRIHSAVGNRTIGAKVNGKIVPLDYAMKTGDIVEILTSKHSYGPSQDWLKMAKSAHARNKIKQWFKKEKREENVAKGQQMVEAEIKSRSFDVKEAMTETNLKEAAARFNFQGAEDMFAAVGYGGITASQIATRLLDKLRREREEQNPTIPEVKPNPANHSAKSESGVKVRGLDNLLVRISRCCTPVPGDQIIGFITRGRGVSVHRLDCPNVLTDECTERLIDVEWDTDFKHNFHVEIEITGNDRSGLLNDVLQVVAETKTNIAAVSGKSDKNRVATIHMTISISNVDHLLKVVERIKRIKDIYSVRRILST; encoded by the coding sequence ATGATTACCGGCATTGATGAGATAGTAAAAAAAGCAAGCACCTATTTATCACAATCGGATATGGACCTGATTACACGTGCCTATCAGCTTGCCGAAAAAGCGCATGAAGGGCAAATACGCAAATCAGGCGTTCCTTACATTATGCACCCAATCGCTGTGGCGGGGATTCTTGCAAACCTGCACATGGATGCCGTTACGATTGCGGCTGGATTTTTGCATGATGTCGTGGAAGATACTGAGATTACGCTTGACCATCTCCGTGAACAGTTTGGACCGGATGTAGCTCTCCTGGTAGATGGAGTGACCAAGCTGGAAAAAATTAAATACAAGTCCAAGGAAGAGCAGCTCGCCGAAAACCACCGCAAGATGCTGGTTGCCATGGCACAGGACATCCGCGTCATCATGATCAAGCTGGCAGACCGTCTGCACAACATGAGGACGCTTCGGCACATGTCCGAGGAGAAGCAACGCGAGATTTCCGATGAAACGCTTGAAATCTTTGCGCCACTTGCTCATCGCTTGGGGATCGCTTCCGTCAAATGGGAACTGGAAGATACGGCGCTTCGCTATTTGAATCCGCAACAGTATTATCGGATTGTGAATTTGATGCAAAAGAAACGGGTGGAGCGCGAAGCCTACCTGAATGAAGCATCGGATACGATCAGAGAAAAGCTGGGCGAGTTAAACATCGAGGCAGAAATTTCGGGACGTCCGAAGCATATCTACAGCATCTTTAAAAAGATGACGAGACAAAATAAGCAGTTCAACGAGATTTATGACCTGCTTGCGTTGCGGATCATCGTGAATGACATCCGCGACTGTTATGCCGTTCTCGGTATCGTGCACACACTGTGGAAGCCCATGCCAGGCAGATTCAAAGATTACATTGCCATGCCAAAGACGAACATGTACCAATCTCTTCATACTACAGTGATTGGGCCAAAAGGTGAGCCATTGGAAGTGCAAATCCGCACGTGGGATATGCACCAGACAGCTGAGATCGGGATCGCGGCTCACTGGGCGTACAAGGAAGGCAAAAGCATCGTGCAAGGTTCGTTTGCAGAGAAGCTGGGTAGTCTGCGGGAGATTATCGAAGGTGGATCGGAAGAAGCTCCGAACGCGCAAGAGTTCATGGAGAGTCTCAAGCAGGATCTTTTCTCCGATACGGTTTTCGTCTTCACGCCAAAAGGCGATGTAGTCGAGCTGCCAAAAGGCTCTGTACCGCTGGACTTCTCCTATCGGATTCACTCTGCGGTAGGAAACAGAACGATTGGCGCCAAAGTGAACGGCAAGATTGTCCCGCTCGACTATGCGATGAAAACAGGCGATATCGTCGAAATCCTGACCTCTAAGCATTCGTACGGGCCTAGTCAGGACTGGCTTAAGATGGCCAAATCCGCGCATGCTCGCAATAAAATTAAACAGTGGTTTAAAAAAGAGAAGCGGGAAGAGAACGTCGCCAAAGGTCAGCAGATGGTGGAAGCGGAGATCAAGTCGCGCAGCTTTGATGTAAAAGAAGCGATGACGGAAACGAACCTGAAGGAAGCGGCAGCCCGGTTTAATTTCCAAGGGGCAGAAGACATGTTTGCCGCAGTCGGCTATGGCGGCATTACGGCTTCGCAAATTGCGACTCGTCTCCTAGACAAACTCCGTCGGGAGCGCGAAGAACAAAACCCGACCATTCCTGAGGTCAAACCGAATCCAGCAAATCATTCTGCCAAGAGTGAGTCTGGCGTCAAAGTCCGTGGCTTGGATAATTTGCTCGTCCGTATTTCGCGTTGTTGTACACCTGTCCCAGGCGACCAGATTATCGGTTTCATTACTAGAGGTCGTGGGGTATCGGTGCATCGACTGGACTGTCCGAACGTACTAACAGACGAATGTACAGAGCGTCTAATTGATGTCGAATGGGATACCGATTTCAAACATAATTTCCATGTAGAGATCGAGATCACGGGCAATGATCGGAGCGGACTGTTAAACGATGTACTGCAGGTTGTGGCAGAGACAAAGACGAACATTGCGGCTGTCAGTGGCAAGTCCGATAAAAACCGAGTGGCAACGATTCATATGACCATTTCGATTAGCAATGTGGATCATTTGTTGAAAGTAGTAGAGCGCATCAAGCGCATCAAAGATATTTATTCGGTTCGCCGGATACTGAGCACCTAA